One Microbacter margulisiae genomic window carries:
- a CDS encoding AMP-binding protein: MNQLSEKTIGEWLEYWAEKTPDRECIVYSDRNLRFTWQQFNERVDTLAKSMISLGIKTGDHVGVWAQNVPDWMTILYASAKIGAITVTVNTNYKQHELEYVIKNSDMHTLFLTNGTFDTDYIEMIYGLIPELKSCQRGYLVNERFPKLQNVVYIGQEKFRGMYSTAELLLLGKTQDDQPLLEAKKAVNCHDVTNMQYTSGTTGFPKGVMLTHYNIVNDGYITGENMAFTETDKLCICVPLFHCFGIVLAGMNCLTHGSTQVMVERFDPLVVLASIHKERCTAVYGVPTMFIAELNHPMFDLFDLTSLRTGIMAGSLCPIELMKRVSEQMHMTITSVYGLTESSPGMTQTRITDSFETRCTTVGRDYPFVEVQVIDPETGKECPVGVQGELCCRGFNVMKGYYKNPEATAEVIDQKGFLHSGDLGVKDTDGNYRVTGRIKDMIIRGGENIYPREVEEFLYQLPNIHDVQVVGIPSEKYGEEVGAFFILKEGTNLTEEEIRDFCRGKISRYKIPKYYFFVDHFPMTGSGKIQKYKLKDIGLNLLKEQGIDVI; the protein is encoded by the coding sequence ATGAATCAATTATCAGAAAAAACCATTGGAGAATGGCTTGAATACTGGGCAGAGAAAACTCCTGATAGAGAATGTATAGTCTATTCCGATCGTAATTTACGTTTTACATGGCAACAGTTTAACGAACGTGTGGATACATTGGCCAAAAGTATGATTTCACTCGGAATTAAAACAGGCGATCATGTAGGTGTATGGGCACAAAATGTTCCCGATTGGATGACGATTCTTTATGCTTCTGCAAAAATTGGAGCTATTACTGTTACGGTCAATACCAATTACAAGCAGCACGAATTGGAATACGTAATTAAAAATTCCGATATGCATACGCTTTTCCTAACCAATGGGACATTTGACACAGATTATATTGAGATGATTTACGGGCTGATACCCGAATTGAAAAGCTGTCAACGCGGATATCTGGTCAATGAGCGTTTCCCAAAACTACAAAACGTAGTGTATATCGGTCAAGAAAAATTCAGGGGAATGTATTCAACAGCCGAATTGTTGTTGCTTGGTAAAACCCAGGATGATCAACCTTTACTGGAAGCAAAAAAGGCAGTCAACTGCCACGATGTCACGAATATGCAATATACTTCAGGAACCACAGGATTCCCTAAAGGAGTAATGTTGACTCACTATAATATTGTAAATGACGGTTATATAACCGGCGAAAACATGGCTTTTACCGAAACCGACAAACTATGCATTTGTGTGCCTCTCTTTCATTGCTTTGGTATCGTTTTAGCAGGAATGAACTGTCTCACACATGGAAGCACGCAAGTTATGGTAGAACGGTTTGATCCATTAGTAGTTCTGGCATCAATTCATAAAGAGCGTTGCACTGCAGTGTATGGTGTTCCGACAATGTTTATTGCAGAACTGAATCATCCTATGTTCGACCTTTTCGATCTGACTTCATTAAGGACAGGCATCATGGCAGGTTCGCTTTGCCCTATTGAACTTATGAAACGGGTCTCAGAACAGATGCATATGACCATTACCAGTGTTTATGGACTGACCGAAAGTTCTCCGGGAATGACTCAAACTCGTATCACAGATTCGTTTGAAACCCGTTGTACAACGGTAGGACGAGACTATCCGTTTGTAGAAGTACAGGTCATTGACCCTGAAACCGGAAAAGAATGTCCTGTTGGTGTCCAGGGAGAATTATGCTGCAGAGGATTTAATGTGATGAAAGGTTATTATAAAAACCCGGAAGCCACGGCTGAAGTTATTGATCAAAAAGGATTTCTACATTCTGGCGACTTAGGAGTAAAAGATACCGATGGAAATTATCGGGTTACCGGACGCATTAAAGACATGATTATTAGAGGAGGAGAAAATATATACCCACGTGAGGTAGAAGAATTTCTTTATCAATTACCGAATATCCACGATGTTCAGGTTGTTGGCATTCCTTCCGAAAAATACGGAGAAGAAGTAGGAGCCTTTTTCATTCTCAAAGAGGGCACTAATCTCACAGAAGAAGAAATTCGGGATTTTTGCCGTGGAAAAATTTCACGTTACAAAATCCCGAAATATTATTTCTTTGTCGATCATTTTCCAATGACCGGCAGCGGTAAAATCCAAAAATATAAACTAAAAGATATTGGATTAAACCTGCTGAAAGAACAAGGGATTGATGTGATTTAA
- the clpP gene encoding ATP-dependent Clp endopeptidase proteolytic subunit ClpP: MNDFRKFATKHLGMNGLALDQYTSFSDSYISPSILEERQLNVTQMDVFSRLMMDRIIFLGLPIDDYVANVIQAQLLYLDSSDPGKDIAIYLNTPGGSVYAGLGIYDTMQFISSKVATICTGMAASMGAVLLVAGSKGKRSALKHSRIMIHQPMGGAQGQASDIEITAREIQKLKTELYTIIADHSGNPYERIEKDSDRDYWMTAAEAKEYGMIDEVLVREQKL, from the coding sequence ATGAATGATTTTCGAAAATTTGCAACGAAGCATTTGGGAATGAATGGTCTTGCTTTAGATCAATATACATCATTCTCAGATAGCTATATCTCTCCTTCCATTTTGGAAGAAAGACAATTGAATGTAACACAAATGGATGTATTTTCCAGATTGATGATGGATCGCATTATTTTTCTTGGATTGCCCATTGACGATTATGTAGCTAATGTAATACAAGCCCAGCTTCTTTATCTTGATTCTTCTGACCCAGGCAAAGATATTGCTATTTACCTGAATACGCCCGGAGGCTCAGTATATGCAGGGTTGGGCATTTATGACACGATGCAGTTTATAAGCAGTAAAGTAGCTACAATTTGTACAGGAATGGCTGCATCTATGGGAGCTGTTTTGTTGGTAGCCGGAAGTAAAGGAAAACGTTCTGCTTTGAAGCATTCGCGGATCATGATTCATCAACCTATGGGCGGAGCGCAAGGACAAGCTTCTGACATTGAGATTACTGCTCGTGAAATTCAAAAATTAAAAACTGAATTATATACCATTATTGCCGATCATAGCGGAAATCCGTATGAACGAATTGAAAAGGATTCTGATCGTGATTATTGGATGACAGCTGCTGAAGCAAAAGAATATGGTATGATTGATGAGGTTTTGGTGCGCGAGCAAAAGCTTTAA
- a CDS encoding VanZ family protein: MLLFFKRYWKTIIVLLVIFYLSAAPASTFAGIPSFPNEDKLVHFMMYFGFALMLFWEYSSTYGISVIHQTKTVLLIIGIPAIWGGSMELFQLFFTTTRDAEWLDELADAIGATAGYFIGRWLLAIYYNHKAR, encoded by the coding sequence ATGCTACTATTCTTCAAAAGATACTGGAAGACTATCATAGTACTCCTTGTCATATTTTATTTGTCGGCTGCTCCAGCTTCAACGTTTGCGGGCATTCCCTCATTCCCCAACGAAGATAAGCTGGTACATTTCATGATGTATTTCGGTTTTGCCCTGATGCTGTTTTGGGAATATTCCTCAACCTATGGCATTTCTGTGATTCATCAGACAAAGACCGTCTTGCTTATCATCGGAATACCCGCGATCTGGGGAGGCAGCATGGAGTTATTCCAGTTGTTTTTCACCACTACCCGCGATGCTGAATGGCTGGACGAATTAGCAGACGCCATAGGGGCAACTGCCGGTTATTTCATAGGCAGGTGGTTGTTGGCTATTTATTATAATCATAAAGCCAGATGA
- a CDS encoding helix-turn-helix domain-containing protein has protein sequence MTNETSIGSKITTIRESKQLTKETLAERSGLSVEQVEAIENNSTIASLYVLLKIARALGVRLGTFLDDTTSNEPIIVSKQEAKPTISFSTQNTPSQAHLKFYSLAGGKADRHLEPFLIDVLPAEEQTLSSSSHEGEEFVYVISGKITVRYAQNVYNLQVGDSIYYDSIVSHLIVSAVDEPAKVLAVLYTPA, from the coding sequence ATGACAAACGAAACTTCTATTGGATCCAAGATCACTACCATCCGAGAAAGTAAACAACTCACAAAAGAGACATTAGCAGAACGTTCCGGTTTATCCGTTGAACAAGTTGAAGCCATCGAAAATAATAGTACAATCGCATCACTATATGTATTGCTAAAGATTGCAAGGGCCTTAGGAGTACGGTTGGGAACCTTTTTAGATGATACGACCAGCAATGAACCTATTATTGTTAGTAAGCAAGAAGCTAAACCGACTATTAGTTTCTCTACACAAAATACACCTAGCCAAGCCCATTTGAAATTTTATTCACTAGCAGGAGGAAAGGCTGATCGTCACCTCGAACCGTTTCTGATTGATGTGCTACCGGCAGAAGAACAAACGTTAAGTTCCTCATCCCATGAAGGAGAAGAATTTGTATATGTGATTTCGGGAAAAATTACAGTACGTTATGCACAAAATGTTTATAATCTTCAGGTTGGCGACAGCATTTATTACGATTCAATTGTCTCTCACCTGATTGTATCTGCTGTTGACGAACCAGCCAAAGTATTGGCAGTACTTTATACCCCCGCATGA
- the upp gene encoding uracil phosphoribosyltransferase, whose translation MTIHNLSEQNSLLNQFLKEIRHVDIQTDRMRFRHNIERIGEVMAYEISKTLAYRNEDIPTPLGTINMPVSGESIVLGTILRAGLPFHNGFLHYFDHAENAFVSAYRKYKDALKFDIFIEYIASPSITEKTLIITDPMLATGSSMELAIGALLTKGTPAHIHIATIISSQPAIDYVQAHMENTNITLWTAAIDPALNEHSYIIPGLGDAGDLAYGEKL comes from the coding sequence ATGACAATACACAACCTATCCGAACAAAACTCACTGCTGAATCAGTTTTTGAAAGAAATACGCCATGTTGACATTCAAACCGATAGAATGCGGTTCCGTCATAATATTGAACGTATTGGAGAAGTAATGGCTTACGAAATCAGTAAAACTCTCGCTTATCGAAACGAAGATATTCCAACTCCCCTAGGAACAATCAACATGCCGGTTTCAGGAGAATCTATTGTTTTGGGAACTATTTTACGCGCCGGGCTCCCCTTTCACAACGGGTTCTTACATTATTTCGACCATGCCGAAAATGCTTTTGTATCAGCTTATCGAAAATATAAGGATGCATTGAAATTCGATATCTTCATTGAATACATTGCATCCCCTTCCATCACTGAAAAGACATTGATTATTACCGATCCGATGCTGGCTACAGGCAGCTCTATGGAGTTGGCCATTGGAGCTCTGCTAACAAAAGGAACTCCTGCACATATTCATATTGCCACCATCATTTCAAGCCAACCAGCTATCGATTATGTACAAGCACATATGGAGAATACAAATATTACCCTGTGGACAGCTGCTATTGACCCTGCGTTAAACGAGCATTCATACATTATTCCAGGATTAGGCGATGCTGGCGATCTCGCTTACGGAGAAAAACTATAA
- the recQ gene encoding DNA helicase RecQ — protein sequence MVKEHSELTEQLKKYFGFDTFKGNQETIIQNLLAGKDTFVLMPTGGGKSLCYQLPALIMPGTAIIISPLIALMKNQVDVIRSVSAEDGIAHFLNSSLTRASIDAVKEDILSGKTKMLYVAPESLTKDENIEFLGQLKISFYAVDEAHCISEWGHDFRPEYRRIRSIVNEIGVAPIIALTASATPKVEHDILKNLGMLDANLFKSSFNRSNLYYEVRPKTSEVDKEIIKFIRTQPKKAGIIYCLSRKKVEELAETLQVNGIAALPYHAGLDSTVRAENQDKFLMDKAQVIVATIAFGMGIDKSDVRFVIHYEIPKSLEGYYQETGRAGRDGGEGVCIAFYSIKDLQKLEKFMQGKPVAEQEIGRQLLLETQAYAETSVCRRKVLLHYFGEEYMEENCGSCDNCLHPKKQIEAQDLLLSIMETINLLKEKFKSDYIINVLRGVETEDIKSYHHDEIEQFGTVQDEDANFLEAIIRQAMLAGFLEKDIENYGLLKITAKGKKYMASPTSFLVVKNADFEEDEEEAPMRGAGTSAVDPALYSMLIDLRKKLSKQFGLPPYVIFQDPSLEAMATTYPINIDELQNVPGVGSGKAKRYGEPFVALIKRHVTENEIERPEDLRVRTVANKSKLKVAIIQAIDRKVALDDLAESKGLDFEELLDEVEAIVYSGTKINIDYFLHEIMDDDHINDIVEYFREAESDDLADAMNELGEEDFSEEEVRLVRVKFLSEMGN from the coding sequence ATGGTAAAAGAGCATTCCGAATTGACGGAGCAACTTAAAAAGTACTTTGGATTTGATACGTTCAAGGGGAATCAGGAAACGATCATACAAAATTTATTGGCCGGGAAAGATACTTTTGTGTTAATGCCAACAGGAGGTGGAAAGTCGTTATGTTATCAGTTACCGGCTTTAATTATGCCCGGCACTGCAATTATTATTTCTCCTTTGATTGCTTTGATGAAAAATCAGGTTGATGTCATTAGGAGTGTAAGTGCAGAAGACGGGATTGCTCATTTCCTAAATTCATCGTTAACGCGAGCTTCTATTGATGCCGTCAAAGAAGATATTCTGTCTGGTAAGACAAAAATGTTGTATGTCGCCCCTGAATCCTTGACGAAGGATGAGAACATTGAGTTTTTGGGTCAATTGAAAATCTCTTTTTATGCCGTCGATGAAGCGCACTGTATTTCGGAATGGGGTCATGATTTTCGCCCTGAATATCGCAGGATTCGTTCTATTGTCAATGAAATTGGGGTTGCACCTATTATTGCTTTGACAGCTAGTGCTACTCCAAAGGTGGAACATGATATTCTGAAAAATTTGGGTATGTTGGATGCCAACTTGTTTAAATCATCCTTCAATCGCTCCAATCTTTATTATGAAGTAAGGCCAAAAACATCTGAGGTCGATAAAGAAATTATTAAATTCATACGTACTCAACCCAAAAAAGCTGGGATTATTTATTGCCTAAGCCGGAAAAAAGTAGAAGAGTTAGCAGAGACTTTACAGGTGAATGGGATAGCTGCATTACCTTACCATGCAGGTTTGGATAGTACAGTGAGAGCAGAAAACCAGGATAAATTTTTAATGGACAAGGCCCAGGTAATTGTTGCAACAATTGCATTTGGAATGGGAATTGACAAATCAGATGTTCGTTTTGTGATACATTACGAAATTCCTAAAAGTCTGGAAGGATATTATCAGGAAACCGGACGTGCCGGGCGTGATGGAGGTGAAGGTGTTTGTATTGCATTTTATTCAATCAAGGATTTACAGAAATTAGAAAAATTCATGCAGGGAAAGCCGGTAGCAGAGCAGGAAATTGGCCGTCAATTATTGCTTGAAACCCAAGCTTATGCTGAAACTTCAGTGTGTAGAAGAAAAGTATTATTACATTATTTTGGAGAAGAATATATGGAGGAAAATTGCGGGAGTTGTGACAACTGTTTACATCCTAAGAAACAAATTGAAGCTCAGGACTTATTGTTGTCGATTATGGAGACGATTAATTTACTAAAAGAGAAATTTAAATCGGATTATATAATCAATGTGCTTCGAGGCGTTGAAACTGAAGATATTAAATCGTATCATCATGATGAAATCGAGCAATTTGGAACTGTTCAGGATGAAGATGCGAATTTTTTGGAAGCTATTATTCGTCAAGCGATGTTAGCAGGTTTCCTAGAAAAAGACATTGAAAATTACGGATTACTCAAGATTACAGCAAAAGGCAAAAAATATATGGCTAGTCCTACTTCATTTTTAGTTGTAAAAAATGCTGATTTTGAAGAAGATGAAGAAGAAGCGCCAATGCGAGGTGCTGGGACAAGCGCTGTCGATCCTGCTTTATATTCAATGTTGATTGATCTGAGAAAGAAGCTTTCAAAGCAGTTTGGACTCCCTCCTTATGTAATATTTCAGGATCCTTCGTTGGAAGCCATGGCGACCACTTATCCTATTAATATTGACGAGCTTCAGAATGTCCCGGGTGTTGGGTCAGGTAAAGCAAAAAGATATGGAGAACCATTTGTTGCTTTAATTAAAAGGCATGTGACTGAAAATGAAATTGAACGTCCTGAAGATTTGCGTGTTCGCACAGTTGCAAACAAATCAAAACTAAAAGTAGCCATCATTCAGGCTATTGATCGGAAAGTGGCTTTAGATGATTTAGCTGAGTCAAAAGGACTTGATTTTGAAGAACTTTTGGATGAGGTGGAAGCAATAGTTTATTCGGGAACGAAAATAAATATTGATTATTTTTTGCACGAAATTATGGATGACGATCACATTAATGATATCGTTGAATATTTTCGTGAAGCCGAGTCAGATGATCTGGCTGATGCTATGAATGAATTGGGAGAAGAAGACTTCAGCGAAGAAGAAGTACGCCTTGTTCGTGTCAAATTTCTTTCTGAAATGGGAAACTGA
- the dnaJ gene encoding molecular chaperone DnaJ, giving the protein MTKRDFYEVLGVSKDATAEEIKKAYRKQALKFHPDKNPGDKAAEENFKEAAEAYEVLSDPQKRQRYDQFGHAGVSGAAGGGFQGAGMEFSMDDIFSRFGDIFGGHFGGFGGFGGSGSSGQRYNRGSDLRVKVRLTLQEIASGVEKKIKVNKYVACSHCGGSGAQSPTDVTTCSTCHGTGHVTRVQQTILGMMQTQSVCPTCNGEGKTITKKCTYCNGEGVVRQDEVISINIPAGVAEGMQLSLRGKGNAARRGGTNGDLLIIVEEEPHPQLIRDENDLVYNLLLPFTTAILGGTVEVPTIDGKVKVKIEQGTQPGKVLRLRGKGLPDVNRYGHGDLLVHLGVYVPEKLTKEEQKLIEKLNESPNVKPSATASHSFFQNFKRMFE; this is encoded by the coding sequence ATGACGAAAAGAGATTTTTATGAAGTACTGGGTGTTTCGAAAGATGCAACAGCCGAAGAGATTAAAAAGGCTTATCGCAAGCAGGCATTGAAGTTTCACCCTGATAAGAACCCAGGCGACAAAGCAGCTGAAGAAAATTTTAAAGAAGCAGCTGAAGCTTATGAGGTTTTAAGTGATCCTCAGAAACGTCAGCGATATGACCAATTTGGTCATGCTGGTGTTAGTGGAGCCGCAGGAGGAGGTTTTCAGGGTGCCGGTATGGAATTCTCTATGGATGATATTTTTAGTCGTTTCGGAGATATTTTTGGAGGGCATTTTGGAGGCTTTGGCGGATTCGGGGGTTCTGGAAGTAGCGGACAGCGTTATAATAGAGGATCCGATTTGCGTGTAAAGGTTAGACTTACTTTACAGGAAATTGCCAGTGGTGTTGAGAAAAAAATTAAGGTGAATAAGTATGTTGCTTGTTCTCATTGCGGTGGTAGTGGTGCTCAAAGCCCGACCGATGTAACAACATGCTCAACCTGTCACGGTACAGGACATGTGACGCGTGTGCAACAGACTATTTTAGGAATGATGCAAACGCAATCCGTCTGTCCGACATGTAATGGCGAAGGGAAAACCATTACGAAAAAATGTACGTATTGTAACGGCGAAGGTGTTGTCAGACAAGATGAGGTAATTAGCATTAATATTCCTGCAGGAGTAGCTGAAGGAATGCAATTATCACTTAGAGGGAAAGGCAATGCTGCGCGGCGCGGCGGTACAAACGGTGATTTGTTGATTATCGTGGAAGAGGAACCACATCCACAATTAATCAGAGATGAAAATGATTTGGTTTATAATCTTTTACTTCCGTTTACAACGGCTATTTTAGGTGGTACTGTTGAAGTCCCGACAATTGATGGAAAGGTAAAAGTGAAAATCGAACAAGGTACACAACCAGGAAAAGTTTTACGTTTACGCGGTAAAGGATTACCAGATGTAAATCGTTATGGACATGGCGATCTGTTGGTGCATTTAGGTGTGTATGTCCCCGAAAAATTGACCAAAGAAGAGCAAAAACTGATTGAAAAATTAAACGAATCGCCAAATGTAAAGCCATCAGCAACCGCATCTCATTCGTTTTTCCAAAATTTTAAACGAATGTTTGAATAA
- a CDS encoding creatininase family protein → MPTTTLNILSLQTIRDKKIDLLLLPWGATEPHNLHLPYGTDTILSNDIAVEAAQKIVNKGVTAIILPPVPFGSQNPGQTGQPLCIHARYETQKAILSDIIASMNRQHFDKLVLINGHGGNSFKNMIRDLAVDFPKITIVVVDWFAIVPQSSYFENKDDHAGEMETSVMLHFHPEWVLPLSQAGDGIETPFNIAALNEKTGWTPRHWNLATSDTGIGNPKASTAEKGAKYVDAVTDKIAILLEQLAKNELYPHPNNVL, encoded by the coding sequence ATGCCTACAACCACACTAAACATACTATCGTTACAAACCATACGGGATAAAAAGATTGACCTTCTTTTGTTACCTTGGGGTGCAACTGAGCCTCATAACTTGCATTTACCTTACGGGACAGATACTATCCTCAGCAATGACATAGCTGTGGAAGCCGCACAAAAAATTGTAAACAAAGGTGTGACAGCTATCATATTACCACCTGTGCCTTTTGGTTCCCAAAATCCGGGGCAAACAGGACAACCGTTGTGTATTCATGCCAGATATGAAACCCAAAAAGCAATTCTTTCGGATATTATTGCATCGATGAATCGACAACATTTCGACAAACTGGTCTTAATCAATGGTCATGGCGGCAATTCTTTCAAAAACATGATACGGGACTTGGCTGTCGATTTTCCTAAAATTACCATTGTGGTAGTAGACTGGTTTGCCATCGTTCCGCAATCATCTTATTTCGAAAATAAGGATGATCATGCCGGGGAAATGGAAACTTCTGTTATGCTCCATTTTCACCCAGAATGGGTATTACCACTGTCGCAAGCCGGAGATGGGATAGAAACTCCATTTAATATCGCTGCGCTAAACGAAAAAACAGGTTGGACACCCCGACATTGGAATCTCGCGACGTCTGATACAGGCATCGGCAATCCTAAAGCATCTACTGCAGAAAAAGGAGCCAAATATGTTGATGCAGTTACTGATAAAATTGCTATCTTACTAGAACAATTGGCCAAAAATGAATTATACCCCCATCCAAACAATGTCCTCTAA
- the clpX gene encoding ATP-dependent Clp protease ATP-binding subunit ClpX, translated as MITGLEGAICTQCVEMAHDLVLEFSKKPSSDLKFQNDSLPKPKEIKSFLDQYVIGQDEAKKFLSVAVYNHYKRLMQRDLGDDVEIEKSNIIMVGPTGTGKTLLARTIARQLHVPFTIVDATVFTEAGYVGEDIESILTRLLQVADYDVKAAERGIVFIDEIDKIARKGDNPSITRDVSGEGVQQGLLKLLEGSIVNVPPQGGRKHPEQRMIAVNTQHILFMVGGAFDGIEKKIAQRLNTHVVGYSSTRDMQTIDRSNLLQYITPQDLKSFGLIPEIIGRLPVLTYLDSLNRDSLRQILTEPKNSIIKQYKKLFEMDHVNLQFEDEVLDYIVDKAIEFKLGARGLRSIVETVMMDAMFEIPSTRKKELHITLMYAKEKMERLKILSA; from the coding sequence TTGATTACAGGATTGGAAGGCGCTATTTGTACACAGTGTGTCGAAATGGCTCACGATCTTGTGCTCGAATTTTCCAAGAAACCCTCATCAGATTTGAAATTTCAAAATGATTCATTACCTAAACCTAAGGAAATCAAATCATTTCTTGATCAGTATGTAATCGGTCAGGATGAAGCAAAGAAATTTCTTTCGGTGGCCGTATATAATCATTACAAAAGATTGATGCAACGAGATCTGGGAGATGATGTGGAAATTGAAAAATCAAACATCATTATGGTTGGTCCAACCGGGACAGGAAAAACACTGTTGGCGCGAACTATTGCCAGACAGTTACATGTTCCTTTTACTATCGTGGATGCGACAGTCTTTACTGAGGCTGGTTATGTTGGAGAAGATATTGAAAGTATCCTGACCCGACTGCTACAGGTGGCCGATTACGATGTGAAAGCTGCTGAACGTGGTATTGTGTTTATTGATGAAATTGACAAGATAGCTCGTAAAGGGGATAATCCATCAATTACACGGGATGTTAGCGGAGAAGGTGTTCAACAGGGATTATTGAAACTTTTGGAAGGGTCTATCGTCAATGTTCCTCCCCAAGGTGGCCGAAAGCATCCCGAACAACGGATGATTGCTGTTAACACGCAGCATATTTTATTTATGGTTGGAGGTGCTTTTGACGGTATTGAAAAAAAAATAGCCCAACGTCTTAATACTCACGTGGTAGGGTATAGTTCTACCCGTGATATGCAGACCATCGACCGTTCGAATTTATTACAGTACATTACGCCTCAGGATTTGAAATCATTTGGATTAATTCCTGAAATTATAGGACGATTGCCAGTATTGACTTATTTGGATTCGTTAAATAGGGATTCATTGCGGCAAATTTTGACTGAGCCCAAAAATTCGATTATTAAACAGTACAAAAAGCTCTTTGAGATGGATCATGTCAATCTTCAGTTTGAGGATGAGGTATTGGATTACATTGTTGATAAAGCTATTGAATTCAAGCTGGGTGCTAGAGGCCTTCGTTCCATTGTGGAAACGGTGATGATGGATGCTATGTTCGAAATTCCATCTACCCGCAAGAAAGAATTGCACATTACCTTGATGTATGCAAAAGAAAAAATGGAGCGTCTGAAAATTTTGTCTGCTTAG
- the dprA gene encoding DNA-processing protein DprA — translation MNESSLRYYIGLTLIKGIGPILAKNLIAFLGSAEAVFKEKASTLEKIPGIGTILATIIADQASTALALADKELEYIHAHHIRPLIFSEQDYPFRLKECDDSPIVLYYDGTINLNDGHFIAFVGTRMPTDYGKSWCTSMIEELAQKLSNIIIVSGLAYGIDITAHKVALKNEIPTIGVVAHGLDRIYPATHTPIGNKMAKNGGIVSEYSTGTNPDRPNFVQRNRIIAGLSDAIIIVESAARGGALLTAEAANSYNRDVFALPGRIGDIRSEGCNNLIKENKAMLIGSSTDLLNAMNWESKDNVSTQQTLFSDLNQDEQTILTLLRKSEGLQINQLTVQTQWPVEKLFSMLLEMEFKGIIRVLPGNVYKAVT, via the coding sequence ATGAACGAATCCTCCCTGCGCTACTATATCGGATTAACGCTGATAAAAGGGATTGGTCCCATATTGGCAAAAAATCTGATTGCTTTCTTAGGAAGTGCAGAAGCCGTATTCAAAGAAAAAGCGTCCACTCTGGAAAAAATACCTGGTATAGGTACGATACTGGCAACCATCATTGCTGACCAGGCGTCCACTGCATTAGCCTTAGCGGATAAAGAACTTGAATACATACATGCACATCATATCCGGCCTTTAATCTTTTCAGAGCAAGACTATCCATTTCGGCTAAAAGAATGTGACGACTCACCTATTGTGCTCTATTATGATGGCACTATCAATTTGAATGACGGCCATTTTATTGCTTTTGTCGGCACACGAATGCCAACTGACTATGGCAAAAGTTGGTGTACGTCTATGATTGAAGAACTGGCACAAAAACTTTCCAATATTATAATTGTCAGTGGGTTGGCGTATGGAATTGACATTACGGCACATAAAGTAGCCTTGAAAAACGAAATCCCCACCATTGGTGTGGTAGCTCATGGATTAGATCGTATCTACCCTGCAACACATACTCCCATTGGCAATAAAATGGCTAAAAATGGAGGTATTGTGAGTGAATATTCCACAGGCACAAATCCAGATAGACCTAATTTCGTGCAACGTAACCGCATTATAGCAGGATTGTCCGATGCAATTATCATTGTAGAATCAGCAGCACGGGGCGGAGCGTTATTAACCGCCGAAGCGGCCAATAGCTACAACCGTGATGTATTCGCTCTTCCTGGTCGTATTGGTGATATTCGTTCTGAAGGCTGCAACAACCTGATCAAAGAAAATAAAGCCATGCTAATTGGATCATCTACCGATTTACTCAATGCTATGAATTGGGAATCAAAAGATAACGTTTCAACTCAGCAAACGCTTTTTAGCGATTTAAACCAAGATGAACAGACAATACTGACGCTTTTGCGCAAAAGCGAAGGATTACAAATCAATCAACTTACAGTCCAAACTCAATGGCCTGTGGAGAAACTGTTTTCCATGTTGCTTGAAATGGAATTCAAAGGAATTATACGAGTACTACCGGGCAATGTATATAAGGCTGTTACGTAA